GGCGGCCCATGCGGGCCAGAGCGACCGCCTGGTCGACCTGGCGGGAGGAGACGCCGAGGGGGTCCGGGGGGAGCACGTGACGGCGGCGGCGGCCTCCGGGGACCCGGGGGCGGTGGAGGTGCTGCGGCGCTTCGCCGGGTGGCTGGCGCTCGGTCTGTCGAACCTCGCCAACGCCCTGGACCCCGAGCTGATCGTCATCGGCGGCGGGCTGATCGAGGCGCGGGAGCTGCTGCTGCCCCCGATCCGGGAGGAGTTCGCCCGGCTGGTCGAGGCGGGGGGCGAGCGGCCGCCGATCCGCATCGAGGCGGCGGCCCTGGGTGAGCGGGCCGGGGCCATCGGGGCGGCGGTGCTGGCGGCGGAGGCGGCGGCCTGACGGGTGGTGGGGGCCGGGGCGCCGGCCCGGGCGATCGGGGTGCCGGGGCCGGGAGGCGGGTCCGGGTGGGGGTCACCCTGCCCCAGTTCCGCTACGACGCCGAGACGGCCGTGGCGGCCGCCCGGCGGGCGGAGGAGCTCGGCCTGGACGGGGTGTTCGTGTTCGACCACATGTGGCCGATGGGCCGGCCCGAACGGCCGCTCGTGGCCTCGGTCCCGCTGCTCGGGGCGCTGGCGGTGGAGACGTCCCGGGTGGCCGTCGGCTCCCTCGTGATGAGGGTGGGCCTGGTACCCGATGAGATGCTGGTGGCGGCGCTGCTG
This genomic stretch from Acidimicrobiales bacterium harbors:
- a CDS encoding LLM class flavin-dependent oxidoreductase, with the protein product MGVTLPQFRYDAETAVAAARRAEELGLDGVFVFDHMWPMGRPERPLVASVPLLGALAVETSRVAVGSLVMRVGLVPDEMLVAALLRVDEISGGRLVAGLGTGDRLSAAENRAFGVAYPPAAVRRRSLEWCGAELRSAGRPVWIGAGAV